The genome window CACCGGTGAGGCCGGCGGCGCCGTCCTGGATCCCGGTCACGCCGCCATGAGTGCCGTGGGCTCTCGTGCCCGTGGCTGCTCCATACGCACCTGGGCCACCGGCGTCGTGGACGCCCGTTCCGGTAACCCCGTAACCCGGATGGCCCGAGCCGCCGTAGCCCCCGGCGTCATGCGTGCCGGTGCCCGTGGGTCCATACCCGGCCTGCTGCTGGCCGCCGTAGCTGCCGGTGCCTGCGACGCCGTACCCGCCGGCGGATTCACCCAGCTGCTGGCCCTGGACACCGTGGCCCCCAGGGACCGGGTTGCCGTACTCGTCCACTTGCTGCCGCCTCCCCTGCTGGTAGTGCGCCATACTTCCTGTCCTCCTCCTGCTCGCTCGCTTCTTCTAAACTTTGGCTGGCTTTACTGAGCTCACTTGTGTCACTGCACGAGATGCGATGGATGAAATGGACGAGGCCGGATCCGTTTATTTATAGACGATACATGCGTGCAACGTGTTGGATCTGGCAGTTTTCGACACGTCGCAGCTACGTGTCCGTCCGTCGTCTAGGCAGCCGAGCTGAGGACGCGTGGACTGGCCGGGTGCCTGCGTACGTGTTGTAGTGTAATAAGAGCAGTAGAGCACTACAACTAGAAGCACCGACGCGGTTTTGGCGTGGGATTGCTTTTCCTATTCCGTTAATCCGTTCCTTCCAAAGAGACCACACGACCACCGATCAGCAACCTATAATAATATAACGGAATCGCAGGCGCTAGCTCATCATCTGGCGACGGTACGCACCGGTACGCCGACATGTAAGTGGCACGCAAGTGCATTTCAAAGTTCGTGGATTTAAGTAACGGTCTTTGACCAGCTAAAGAGCTGCACATGCATTTAGATGGTGTTTAAATGTAATAAACTAATAATTAGCGGTTAAAATTAGCTAAAGACATTTAATAGACTAGCTAATAATTCGGCTATCAGCTACTTTTAGTAAATTATATAATAATTagtagctatttgttagctagctaattatcCTAGCAATTTTTTAGACAACTACCTATTAGCTTAATACCTATTAgcttagtgcattcaaacaccccttaaCTGTTAAAAATAGTTACATTTCCAGACAGCAAATCTGTTCAGTTTTCACGTACAACAGTGTAGTAGTATTTTTATTTAGATCAGTGATTGCCACAAAATTGAGAAAAACTGCCTGAAACATTACCCAAAAAAGGCAGATAGCTCTACTTGTTAGCAGTCACGTGTTGTCAACTTGACTTCTCAATGGCGCTTCCAGGAAGCATCACTCCACAAGCTCCAGTTTCCAAGACTAAAAAGAGCAAGAGAATTATCTTCTGCTACTTGGTTGCATCCTTAGCAGTAAGATTTCAGTGACATGAATTGGTCCTCTGAAAATGATGCCCGACAATTCAAGGTCACGTGTTTTTCTTCAGCTATGATAAATTTGCTTCTCTGTCATTTGTCGATGATGCCTCGCCCTTCTTGACGCCAAAAGCAATGTAGTTCACACTGATATCATCTGACAGGGACCATTCTCCGCTCAACGGATTGTAAACGAACCCTGCCATCTCTTCGACCTGAGGATAGATGTCAAGATATCAGCAACACAACTTACAGTCAAACTCAGTGTGATACAGTGGCTGAAAACTTACGGAGACGGAAGCCTTTTGCAGCATTAGGACAAGCTCCTCCAGGGTAACCAGTTTGGACCACTCATGTGTGCCTCTAGGAAGCTACACAGGTACAAAAGCTCAGAATGAGATATCAATCTTAAGCTGCATTAGTAGTCCACCTCAAGAAAAGCTATGCCAGTATAACTGTAGAACATCATAGCATGGATGTTTCTCTGGAGAAGTGGGAGCTCTTAACCGTCTAGGGCCATTACTGGATTCTAACCTGGGCAACAAAATATCAGAAAGCCAGAAGCCTGAACTGACATGGCCTTGATAGAATGATGATGGATTAGCTCACAGGTTCTCTTCGTTAGATCATAATAAAGAGTTTCAAATTTGAAACAAAGTCTTCAAACCAGACCAACTTTGAGGGGCGTAAACCACTGGTTTATGGATCTAAAGACAGATTATGACAACCGAACCTACAGAAACATGTAGCTGCACAGAACAAGGGGGGCACTCTAGATGTGCAGTCTGTGACATCATATGTTAGGAAGAATAGAAGTATAGAACTACCATGTCCTTTACAACATAACTGAATATTTAATAGATTTGAAATACTGATTTGTTATAGCTCAAGTTCATAAGAAGCATTAGCTGTCAGAGTCCAGACTACAAGTTCCACTCGAGTCAAAACGTCACTAAGCAAGCGTATTTCTCCAATACAATGGGCTACCCAACAAAATTTATTGATCCCAGAAAATGATTCCAAAACATGAAAGAAAGCTAGATACTAACCCATCTGAGGATATACTCAGCAGCAACTATTGCAGTGGCATATGCTCGCATTGATCGGTTGATTGTGGAAATCACAGTGGCACCATTAGGAATTGTCAAAGCCGAGAGGGATTCACAGAACTCCAAAGGATTGGCGACATGCTCAATCACCTGTAAGACATACAAAGTTCAATCCATATTACAGATCCAAATTACATGGGTTAACAAAGCTGTAAGCTAAATGACCCCCACCCCAACAACAAAaaaaggcagtggtcacatgatcTAAAGATTATATTGTTCAGAATAAGCATGCATGCTGATATTTTGTTTCACATTTCACAAGTTTCTCATGATGAGTTATGTTGATGTACACACAGTGCTAATATCCAGATGTATGTGAAGTaaattagtcttatgtaactttaTGAACAAACTAATACAAGTATAAATATATTCTCTTATGGCTAATACACACAAAAGCATTGTCGTCCTATGATCTAATATTTCTAATAAGTAATTATGCTCAATCAGATAAACAAGATGGTGCAAACAGAAAGCTCCAAGCAATAAAGTGCAGGACCACCATGGTCtttttcagtattattgaaacggCTACTCCATattattttgatggagaggataaaTACTGATGGAACCAAAAGTATGCATACCTCAAGAGAAATTACAGCATCAAACAACCTTTTCTCTTTTACCAGTCCCTCTGCATATAAACAGTTCTCATATAAATTTCTTCTAGTCACAGTCATAAGAAATATCAGGAATGGATAACTTTGATATCCAAATTTAGTCTCATCAAAATTTGAAAGGTAATGCTCTTTATTTTGTGCTATGACTAGTTCTACATACAATACAATGCATTAAAACTGTAACCACATTAAGTATTAGCAAAGTTTACAGTAAATAATCTGCACAGCTTAACCCACATGCGAACTAAGGACCTTATTCCTtgtaaaagattacatcaaagtaTGGTGTCAATGGAAAAGAACTCCCAGGATCAACTCAGTAGCTCATCTATCATTGTTCAACAGATACAATAGGTACATGGAGGGAGGAAAGTACCAGCTGTTGCACAACAATACTCAATCGAAGCAGTTGTTGGATCAGATGCCTGAGAAGATAAGAACAAAGAATCATTGACTGAAGGAATAGTGAAGTTACTGATTATTGTGCTTATAAAAGCCAAAACTAACTCTTgagacaaacaaacaaacaaacctaAATTCATATTACATGATCAAGATTTTGCACATACCGCATGAATACTTGCAATCTTTATATTCTTGTCAACAGCATCAATTGCAGTAACCGTAGCACCCATTCGAGCAAGAGGCTGCAATTCAGAAGATAGAATTATTTTAATACCCTTTTCCAGATTGATCACAGAACAAAGAAGCACTTCTTACAGTCTATAATTGCACTCAAAACACCCGAAAGGGATTGCACAAACATTATGATAAAATGTTACTTTCAAACAATTACTTACATTATATTAAGCCATATTTGTAAAATCTATTAAACTAATTAGTAATAGCATGTGCAATGTTCCGAGCTGAACTAATAGGCATTGATGTTCCGATGTTCATTGATATTTAAAGTTTTGGTGTTTCATCATAACCATTTGGACTAACATTATTTGCTAGTGTCTTTGGTTATAGTTCAAAGAATGCAGAGTAGACTTGGACAAAGGCAAAGTGGTGATCCAGATGATCAACACCTCAAAAAAGACATTAGAAGACTCGTTGAAGACCTACAAAAACATGCAAGAATCTAAGACACGAAATGGAACCGAGTCAGTCGAAAAGATAACGAAGAAATgaagcaagagaaaggtttgcaggCGTCAAATCGAGACATCGAACCATTTCCGAGGGAAGCGTTGAACCATATGGTTGAATACAACCCTAACCGGCATAAAAACAATAAGCTTCCGACACATGTGTCGAACCCACCAAGGCCAGGCAAGGGTGTCAGACCAAAGTTTCCCACTGTTAACACTCATAGAAGGCTTCGGACCATTGCAATAGAGTCTGACAATCATGCTGAAAGGTTCCATAGAGTGAAATAGGGCAACAGACTAGTTCGACTAGGGATATAAATAGCATGAATATTATCCGTCTGTATTCGAATTCGGTTtgtctaaggccttgttcggttgcatggggaccagaggagattgaggggattaaatccctttctattcaattttgactagcAAGGGATTTAATTCCCTACAAAAGAgcttctagctgagttggttaggtcgtctgagtagcactccttaggTCATAGGTTCGACTCCCCTTGGGAGAAAAAATTGGTTAAAAAACTTCCTTGTCTGTCCCACGCCAGAGCATAGGTCTAAGGTCCAGTCCCGGTAACGGACgtttctcacatgggctacggtgCCGCTATGTATGGGTGGGGTAGGGGATCGAaggttttctcgacctgtgtgagaaggtcttcttaatataatgcccTGGGGTTGTCTTACCCCCTGCAGGTCGAGTTTttaaagaatttgatttcctccaATCCCTTTTAATCCACTCCTAACTAAACAAtctctaaggccttgttcgtttgcatggggaacaaaggggattgagggggattaaatccccttctattcaattttgagTTTTTGACTAgcaagggatttaatcccctgCAATCCACTTCATTCCAATCCActcctaaccgaacaagccctaagaggGCTGAGATCTAATCTGTATCAAGTCCGGGTATTCAATATCCGATTCGTATCCGATTTATATTCATATTCGTATTCTTGAAGTTGAATATTTAAGATGTCGATATTCATAACTCGATAATATCTGTATTTGATACGAGTCCGAACAGAAATTTGAAAATAAATATGAAACGAGTAATATACGTCCATATCTGATCCAATTACATCCCTAGGTCCGACAGTAGACGTCAGATTATACGGGCTTACCCAACGATCGGCAACGGCTAGTGATGACACTACTAAGCTAGtgtgtttggttgcaatga of Zea mays cultivar B73 chromosome 8, Zm-B73-REFERENCE-NAM-5.0, whole genome shotgun sequence contains these proteins:
- the LOC109941456 gene encoding ubiquinone biosynthesis O-methyltransferase, mitochondrial; translated protein: MLRRALLSSVSPLHGTVRIPSPSYSPIQALLAQWSRYASVVSSSAPPTPPPPPPSPPRGPSRSSGGGPTSSSLNPAEVAKFASIAETWWDSSGPFKPLHVMNPTRLSFIRSTLCRHFRRDPNSSKPLEGLKVIDVGCGGGILSEPLARMGATVTAIDAVDKNIKIASIHAASDPTTASIEYCCATAEGLVKEKRLFDAVISLEVIEHVANPLEFCESLSALTIPNGATVISTINRSMRAYATAIVAAEYILRWLPRGTHEWSKLVTLEELVLMLQKASVSVEEMAGFVYNPLSGEWSLSDDISVNYIAFGVKKGEASSTNDREANLS